TATTCGCTGACGGTCAAGACCGTGCCGCAACTGATCATGGGTCTGAAAATCCGCCGCAGCGAACTGAATATCGACTTGATCCTGGGCTCCAATTTCGACCTGCTCTACAAGCTCAAGAACATGGAAGTGGACGCGATCCTCATCTCCCTCGACGATCACGCCAACGACCCGGACTGTGAGCAGATCGCGCTGTTTTCCGACGATATCTTCCTCGCCACCCCGGCCGACTCGCCCTTCGACCGCGAACGGCAGATCGACCTGGCCGACGTGTGCGAGGCAACCTTCATCACCCTCACCCAGGGCTTCGCCACCCATCAGGACGGCAACCGGGTGTTCAAGCAGGCGGGGTTCGAGCCGAAGGTGGCGATGCAGGTCAACGACATCTTTACGTTGCTGAGCATGGTCAGTTCGGGGGTGGGATATGCGTTGCTGCCGGGGCGGATCGCGGCGGTGTACGAGAACCGTGTGAAGCTGATACCGCTGCAGCCCAGGTATCGGCTGCAGCAGCATATCGGCGTGGTGTTCCTGAAGGCCAAGGAGCGTGACCCGAACCTGCTGGCGTTGCTGGCGGAGTGTCGGATGTATGCCAATCGTCAGGCGCCAGCCTGACACGCCGCTATCGGGGGCAAGCCCCCTCCCACATTTTGACTGCGTTCCCAGGTTGGAACTCGGTCAAGTGTGGGAGGGGGCTTGCCCCCGATGAGGTCAGACCAGACAACGCACATTCGGAACTCAGCCCACCAACCCACGCACAATGAAATACAGCAGCGAAGGCCCGAGCAAACACCCAAGCCCGGTATGAAACGTCGCCGTCAGCGCGCCATAGGGCACCAGCCGCCGATCTGTCGCCGCCAGCCCCGCCGTTACCCCGCTCACCGTGCCGGCCAAGCCACCGAACACCATCGCCGAACGCGGGTTATCCAGGCCCATCCAGCGCGCCGCCACCGGCGTGCCGACCATCACCAGAATCGCCTTGATCAAGCCGGTGGCAATCGACAGCGCCATCACATCCGAGGTCGCGCCAATCGCCGCGCCGGTCACCGGGCCGACGATATAGGTCACGGCGCCCGCGCCAATGGTGGTCATGCTGATCGCATCGCGATAACCAAAAGCCCAGGCCATGCTCGCGCCGACGATAAACGGCAGGACCGTGCCCAGCAGCAGGGCAATCACACCGATCATTCCGGCTTTGCGCGCCTCGGTGGCCTGCACTTCAAACGCCGTGGCAACGATGGCGAAGTCACGCAGCATCGCGCCGCCCATCAGGCCGATGCCGGAGAACAATGCCAGGTCCGCCAGGCCCTTCTGCCCACCCGTGATCGTGCCGCCGACCCAGGCCAGCACCAGGCCGATGACAATGGCAATCGCCGAGCCGTGGATGCGCCCGAAGGTAAGGCGCTTGGACAGCACCATCGAAATCCACATCACCACGCCCACAAAGGCAAAGGCGGTGATCAGGCCGTTGTGTTCCAAACCTTTCTCGATGAGGTCCCCCATATCAGCGGCCTCCCGCAGCAAGGATCAGCGGCTCTTCGGGGGGCAGCGGCTCGCCCTTGTGCGTGCGGCTGATCAAGGCGATGGTGCAACCACACACCACCACCGAACCGATGGCCGCCAGCACCGCGACGGGGCCGCCGTGCAGTGCGGTGACCACGTTCTGTTGCGCGGCCATCGCCACCACCACCGGAATGTACAGGGCGCCCCAGAAGCCCACGCCCATCTCGCAGTCCTTGGTCATGCCACCGCGCTTTTGCATCCACAAACGCGCGCAGATCAGCAGGATCATGGCGATGCCCACGCCGCCCACGTTGGATTTGACG
This region of Pseudomonas sp. MUP55 genomic DNA includes:
- a CDS encoding LysR substrate-binding domain-containing protein produces the protein MLIDEEFTLKKLEIFLAFMRTGNLARAAAELQTSNVSVHRAIHSLENALRCPLFKHEGRNLTPLESAYVLEERAQKLVADVVDSVRLTREAAGFSAERFKLGSLYSLTVKTVPQLIMGLKIRRSELNIDLILGSNFDLLYKLKNMEVDAILISLDDHANDPDCEQIALFSDDIFLATPADSPFDRERQIDLADVCEATFITLTQGFATHQDGNRVFKQAGFEPKVAMQVNDIFTLLSMVSSGVGYALLPGRIAAVYENRVKLIPLQPRYRLQQHIGVVFLKAKERDPNLLALLAECRMYANRQAPA
- the madM gene encoding malonate transporter subunit MadM, with translation MGDLIEKGLEHNGLITAFAFVGVVMWISMVLSKRLTFGRIHGSAIAIVIGLVLAWVGGTITGGQKGLADLALFSGIGLMGGAMLRDFAIVATAFEVQATEARKAGMIGVIALLLGTVLPFIVGASMAWAFGYRDAISMTTIGAGAVTYIVGPVTGAAIGATSDVMALSIATGLIKAILVMVGTPVAARWMGLDNPRSAMVFGGLAGTVSGVTAGLAATDRRLVPYGALTATFHTGLGCLLGPSLLYFIVRGLVG
- the madL gene encoding malonate transporter subunit MadL; the encoded protein is MIIYGVALLAICTLAGVIMGDMLGVLLGVKSNVGGVGIAMILLICARLWMQKRGGMTKDCEMGVGFWGALYIPVVVAMAAQQNVVTALHGGPVAVLAAIGSVVVCGCTIALISRTHKGEPLPPEEPLILAAGGR